A part of Aegilops tauschii subsp. strangulata cultivar AL8/78 chromosome 2, Aet v6.0, whole genome shotgun sequence genomic DNA contains:
- the LOC109741121 gene encoding cysteine-rich receptor-like protein kinase 6 — translation MGPSGQIRGQYALIRLSNRFATLRLRVVKVFDATVGMLINATADYAATNSSRRFGTGEEGFETIDKAKPKIYGLVRPDMSPADCRGCLTDIITYIPQYFTGRQGGRILGLRCNCRYEQYPFFTGPSLL, via the exons atgggtcccagCGGTCAGATACGTGGTCAATACGCGCTTATACGGCTGTCAAACCGTTTTGCGACACTTAGGCTTAGAGTTG TGAAGGTGTTCGACGCCACCGTGGGCATGCTCATAAACGCCACGGCGGATTACGCGGCCACGAACTCCTCCAGGCGGTTCGGCACAGGGGAGGAGGGGTTCGAGACGATCGACAAGGCGAAACCCAAGATTTACGGTCTGGTGCGGCCGGATATGTCACCGGCCGATTGCCGGGGCTGCCTCACAGATATCATCACGTACATCCCCCAGTACTTCACCGGGAGGCAGGGTGGTAGGATCCTTGGATTGCGGTGCAACTGCAGGTATGAGCAGTATCCCTTCTTCACCGGACCTTCTCTGCTGTAG